The Aricia agestis chromosome 8, ilAriAges1.1, whole genome shotgun sequence genomic sequence GACTTAGGAAGTCCTACCAAACTTGAACCGTCCTACCACAAAGATCCTACCTGGGAAGTGATAAATACTGTACCTATACTAGACGCGGCGAAGTCACATAAGATTTTCCGAGCGTTCTACGTCCCGTTGCTGTCTAGTAAACATTTAGTCTATGGTAACATGTATTTGTTGAAGAATAAGGCGCTCGCGTAGTCTTGATAGAAGCACAGTTACTAGAGTTTGGTCACTGAACAcgtagaattattattattatcgtaatTAGCTATTGAGCTACCGCTACTTGTGTCTCACTCAATATAGTTATCTCGTTTCCAcaagtctatatatatataaaactcaaaggtgactgactgacatggtgatctatcaacgcatagcccaaaccactggacctaTCGGGcagaaattttgcatgcaggtagatgttatgacgaaggcatccgctaagaaatgattttgatcaattccaaccccaaggggttaattaggggatgaaagtttgtatataataatacttcttaatagGCAAAAGCTCCTATGCGATACAATGCGATAGCCATATTTTTGCACATGAATGAAAGTGACAAATCGTAATAGGTCAAATGCTGAAATTCTGCGTGTTTGgtaacatactaatattatgaccaTATTATGCAAAGTATAGTACATTTCTTGACCTAAAAAATGCATATCAACTCTCAAAAACATTGTGAAAATAAGCCTGCAATATGGGCTTACTAACGGCTCTGCTTGGCTGGCTACTAGTCGAATATATCTCGTAATTTTTGTGCATTCTTTTAGACAGGTACTGTTAGTAAAGTATGTAGAGAGAATAATTTAAAACGCAGTTATCAAGCTCAACATTTTaggtatttaaatgaaatagtgCAATACAATTTGAATTTCACAAGTAAGACTTATACCgataacttaaataaataaataattataaatattaaataattaatacagtCCCAGAGCAAATAGTTCTGCTTTAAGATAATTCAAGCAATATAAAGTACAAGATAATCATAGTGTAGACTTTAGAGATAAGAAAATGTACTTAAAACGAATGATTATATACAAAcaattttcatagaaaaaaaacgGCATCTTTTTTACTAAGTTAGTTTATTCACTAAAAAAATGCTTCATTTTTCAATTTGGCAATGTTtcatttaggttgggttgcaccagaggcgtggttaaagttaaagttatggttataggtaaggctaaatttaactttaactttaagtttaaccttaactttgaccggagaaattgacagatgacagctggtccaacaaggctataaatgaacgtgggcgggggcgctgctagtaaaggacaactgtcaaaaatggcgtttttgtatgatgacagcgttagttattttttgccacgtgcatttaaaaccttgtcgagctctatggtaatggttaaatatggcgtcttgatggcgtccatatttaactttaaccaaagatttgacattttgttatagttaaagttagttggtgcaacccaaccttatagTATCCAAAAGTGTTTCATGCGTTTGTGACCACTTTGAGCGAAATAAAAGAGggaaatgaacaaaaaaaatagtCTGATATTGATGGCTGTTCAAAATTCTGGCATTCTGCTTatgacattataatttttagtcttcatttttgataaaatattatcatacaaGCATAAGTTAGTAATATTGTTGCGTCTGCGCAATGAATTTAGGAAAAAAGTTTATCATCGTCCTAAGATTTTTGTAAGGTGAACTAGTCATAGTTTTAGATtaatagataaataaattaagatttttaaatattatcttctcAGTTTTTGTTCTAATATTTGAATTAAAGTAGATAGCCGAGGTTTTATATatatgtaaattataatttttatctaatatcttatacaagatgttagtgtaaacacagttaaccttgaaaccatcaaatgagcccttcaaaatgaacaacttttccTATGGCTGGGCTCATTTgttggtttcaaggataacggtgtttacactaacacactgtataattattaattatgtaataaacgttataatattttcttttatattttaaattactgtgTTTTTTCAATGTGAATGATGGAATTTTGTCAacgataataatgtaaaatattcaTGAGTTTATTAGGCATAAGACCACCAAAGAGAAAAgtgttttgcatttttgtaatttttaatgattACAATGTTTTGAAtatataattgttttatttttctctatttattGTAAAGCTACCTTTTGTGCCCATTTACGTGTGAtgtaaaaaaagaataaaatttttttttgtacttatgCAGAATGAGCCAACCtgattttaaaaatgatttcattaatttttgttttcttaGTTCGTAAGTCGTTTagctttatgtaattttttgtttatttgttttgtgtaTCGttgtaacatttattttattttatttaataaattctcAGTAATAAACTGCACAATGAGGGAAATAGTCCACGTTCAGGTCGGAAGATGCGGGAATCAAATAGGCGCAAAGGTAAGTCTAATCTCACTATAGTAGACTTAGGTATACTAGATAATTTGGATATGTAGGGTTTATAAAGTTATGcagttgaataaaattttgtttaagaTTTCGCATTTTTCATCCACGTATATGATAAAAACCTAGCCTAAAAATTGTATGCTGTATTCTCTTTAAACAATgatgtaaataattttttaagagTACTTTTTGGGGTattattgtactttattttcTGTTCTTACCAAGTGAAATGAATCCGCCGAAAACTGTGTATTCTGTTCTATCTAGGTAAAAACCGCGTGTAAAACTATTCCAACAGTTTTTGCGCGAGTCAAATACGAATAGTACGTTTACTACGACCACACTATACCTCATATATTCTCAAACTTTTTCCAGTTCTGGGAGGTGATATCGGACGAGCACGGCATCGGCCCCGACGGCCGCTACTCCGGCGACAGCGACCTCCAGCTGGAGAGGATCAACGTCTACTACAACGAGGGCGCGGCCGGAAAATACGTGCCGAGGGCCACACTCGTCGACCTCGAACCCACGACCATGGACTCTCTCCGAGCCGGACCGTACGGCGAATTATTCCGGCCGGACAACATCGTTTACGGAGCAACCGGCGCAGGCAACAACTGGGCTAAAGGATACTACACGGAAGGTGCAGATTTGCTCGAACCGGCTCTAGATGTGATCAGGCGCGAAGCTGAAGGCTGTGACTGTCTTCAAGGATTCCAATTTATACACTCCCTCGGTGGTGGCACCGGCTCGGGCTTGGGGACGCTGCTCCTCAACCATATCCGAGAGGAGTACGCGGATAGGATCATTCTCACGTTCTCAGTGATACCCAGTCCCAAAGTATCTGACACCGTAGTAGAGCCTTACAACGCGACGCTGGCAGTTAACCAGCTACTCGAGAATTCTGATCAGAGCTTCTGTATAGACAACGAAGCGTTATACGACATCTGCTTCCGAACTCTCAAGCTGAAGACACCGACGTACGGGGATCTGAACCATCTAGTGTCATCTGCTATGTCAGGAGTCACAACTTGCTTGCGGTTTCCTGGACAACTAAACGCTGATTTACGGAAGCTAGCAGTGAATATGGTGCCGTACCCTCGTCTCCATTTCTTCATGCCTGGCTTCGCGCCGCTTACATCGAGAGGCAGTCAGCCTTACCAGGCTCTTACGGTCCCAGAGCTGACTCAGCAGATGTTCGACGCGAAGAACATGATGGCTGCCTGCGATCCTCGGCACGGCAGATACTTAACCGTAGCAGCGGTTTTCAGAGGACGAATGTCAATGAAGGAAGTCGATGAGCAAATGCTGAACGTCCAGAAtaagaataaggattatttcgTCAAATGGATACCCAACAACGTCAAGACAGCGGTCTGCGATATCCCTCCAAGGGGTTTGAAGATGTCTGCCATCTTTCTCGGGAATACCACGGCCATTCAGGAGATTTTCAAGCGGATAGCGGAACAGTTCGCGTCCATGTTTCGAAGGAAGGCCTTCGTGCATTGGTATACTGGGGAAGGGATGGATGAGAGCGATTTTTCAGAGGCAGACAATAATATCAGCGACCTGATATCGGAGTACCAGCAGTACCAAGACGCGACGACCGATGATAATGAGTTAGAAGAGGAAGAAGTCGTAGAGGAAtgatttttgtattgttttgtgaatgtattatgtatagtaaattattaatggaagtaaatggaaataataatattaatatcaaaaaGCCGACTTGTTTTAAAGCTCTAGTAAGCAGAAATTAGGTTAGGCTTAAATAAAAGTCCAGGTTTTATGGACTTCATAAATCATCTATAATGCAAAAAACGGTCAGCTgcataggtataataataaagtgtGCCATCAGGCGATTTGTGTGCTTATTGGCACAGTCATCAAAAAAGTTAAGACATCCAACCTCTTTATATTTTTGACATCCGTTTTGAATAAATTCGAAGAtcgaatattttcaaatatttttttattggaaaattGTCTTTTGGACATTCTGAAAAATTTTCTCGTACGATGCACATGCAATagagttttttttgtattttttcttattttagaGATAAGcttattcaaaattaaattctaAAGTCTCGTCTATTTTGGGTCTAAATTCTTTGTGCGTGAAAATGAGGGAAATCGTCCACATCCAGGCCGGCCAATGCGGAAACCAGATTGGGGCTAAGGTAACTAAACTTAATATCTATAGCCGCGTACTGATTGAGCAAGAAGCCTCGCACGGCTGCCTCGTGAGGCAAATCCTCGGTCGGTCAAGACGTGCCTTGCCCGAGGTCAACGTACGCGCTGCCTCGCCCGAGCGTGCCGCGGCTCGAGCCTCGTGAGGCTGCTCGCTTAATCAGTACGCGGCTTATAACTTAATATAGCTTTTTCCGTCACGGAAATCTAGGATAGTGGAATGTATCCAACCGTATGACGTATCCTTTAAATTTTTGCTGTTCACTGCTTAAAACAGCGTAAGTTTAGCCGATGTATATAAGTCCATACATTTAACCATGAAGGAAATACGTGCCAGTGACGGCAAATTATTGTAGCCAACacttttaaaacacttttttacacAGGTCCTCAAAATTGCACTGAGAACCCATTCTAAACCCATCAGACACCGTCAGTAATAAGTCGTTTATTTCAGTTCTGGGAGGTGATCTCCGACGAGCATGGCATCGACGCGACCGGCACCCACAAGGGCAACTCCGAGCTGCAGCTGGAGCGTATCAACGTGTACTACAACGAGGCCTCCAGCGGCAAGTACGTGCCGAGAGCCATCCTCGTTGACCTTGAACCTGGCACCATGGACTCCGTGAGATCTGGGCCTTTCGGCGAAATATTCCGCCCGGACAACTTCGTTTTCGGCCAATCAGGCGCCGGGAACAACTGGGCGAAAGGACACTACACGGAAGGCGCGGAGCTTGTAGACTCGGTGCTGGACGTTGTTAGAAAGGAGGCGGAAGGCTGCGACTGCCTGCAGGGATTCCAGCTAACGCACTCGCTGGGCGGCGGGACCGGATCTGGTATGGGCACGCTGCTTATCTCCAAGATCAGGGAGGAGTACCCCGACAGGATTATGAACACGTTCTCCGTCGTGCCCAGCCCAAAGGTATCGGACACCGTCGTGGAGCCCTACAACGCCACCCTCTCGGTGCACCAGCTCGTCGAAAACACTGATGAGACGTACTGCATCGACAATGAGGCGCTCTACGACATTTGCTTCCGGACCCTGAAGCTAAACACTCCCACGTACGGTGATCTCAACCATCTGGTGTCAGCGACGATGTCCGGAGTTACCACCTGTCTGAGGTTCCCCGGGCAGCTGAACGCGGACTTGCGGAAGTTAGCCACCAACATGGTGCCCTTCCCGCGACTCCATTTCTTCATGCCCGGCTTCGCGCCACTCACGTCGCGTAGCAACCAGCAGTACCGAGCGCTGAGCGTCCCCGAGCTGACGCAGCAGATGTTCGATGCCAGAAACATGATGGCCGCCTGCGACCCGCGCCATGGCAGATATCTCACGGTCGCCGCCGTCTTCCGCGGCCGAATGTCCATGAAGGAGGTGGACGAGCAGATGCTCAACATCCAGAACAAGAACAGCTCGTACTTCGTCGAGTGGATCCCCAACAACGTAAAGACGGCGGTCTGCGATGTTCCCCCGCGGGGACTCAAGATGTCTGCCACGTTTATAGGCAACACGACGGCCATTCAGGAGCTGTTCAAGCGGATTTCAGAGCAGTTCTCGGCTATGTTCAGGCGGAAGGCTTTCCTCCACTGGTACACGGGTGAGGGCATGGACGAGATGGAGTTCACGGAGGCGGAGAGCAACGTCAACGACCTGATCTCGGAGTACCAGCAGTACCAGGACGCCACCGCTGATGATGAAGGGGATTTCGAAGACGAACAGCTAATAGAGGAGTAGTCTTGTCTGTCGTTTGTTAGTGTCCAGTGCAATATGTTTTGTGAAAtcgttttattaataaataccaaaaaatatttgaaatggtTTTACTACCGCGCTTAGcggggcccctagacgatcatttgtattgtgcaatatcacgcttcaattttattgaacagtttatttgacaattagattaaaGGCGCGTGAGGCGCGTGttgaatataaaacaaaaaaatcaaaatgtaataaattatattccatctacaaaaacaaatgtttcctataattgtaaatgaataaaaatgaaaagatgctaaatgctaacttattaataaaaattataaatacttattaactgtgaaataggagtataaattattgttatgaaaacatttgaaaaatgtcagcatgaaacggaacttatgtcaatagagattaactctgttgaatcgaaatcaaatcgataaaaaagggcagccatcttaaatcgccggcaccactgaaatgccagtacgaaatcgataatttcgattgcaattcctttacgatgtgattcgatatttttaaactatcgattaatttttgttaggtaacttccctactgttgtcaattataatgtgtcacgcatatcatcataaaacacACAAACTATAGTGAATAAACTTCTtggtgaaacccgacgaatttgacagatattgaaacctgtccgtttctttgcagtcgaactactgcgtagctagcacggggtttcccagtcgattcttcggaagaaagtaatggcagtttctttcccatgtctacatatcttattcccgagcatggcaccacccatcgacttgagtttcagtggacaaagacaagaaactctttccatagcaaccatcaaagcaacggcaattttttttgacatttagtgtcttggttctttttttttttaattatggcacctcggctataaaaccatggccagtgtcgagtaaatggcggcaaattcaaaaaatcgacgtgcagCAACCCtatctatagccggaattatagttttgatctacgaaatacgaaaaataaaaactaagtaactttattattcgtagtttgtagatcaaaactataattccggctatagacagggttgctatacatcgattttttttaatttgctgccatttactcgacactagccatggttttatagccaagtgccatcaggcgcggtccgaaggggggggtcacaggggacatgaccacccccaaaatctaaggtaaaattgaaaaatctcaaaatcttgctaaataataaaaggaaatatctagctatcccctagccaccacttcgtccgaccttagacagctgctgtgaacccagaaacgtccgagggcgcagataaaaaacccCCCCAAAATATCAGGCTGCGACCGCTCctgagtgccataataaaaataaaaaaagaatcaagaaactaaatgtcataagcggttcgtcatgcttgacttatagattttcaaaagcggaagatatcgagatacgaaagaaactttttctccagtgtttttccggtaaaactgtcaaaatttagtttctttcgtttgtctacgtgcttgtgctagctatgctggtaggtagttatgtctattgtgccggcaccataaatcgaaaaatgtaTACCTACAACAAGTAGTGATGTGCAATACTTATCATTTTCGATgtcgataatttatttcttaatttataatttatataaagtataaactgatatctagtatttgaatccataattttgttagtaaatatacaacgctggcaaaaacattacataaaaacagcttgaatagtgaagtgacataattcccgatatttgtaattacttattacatttcaaatacTTAATATTGATTTCATAGTTTCCACGGATTAAATAATTGAGTTGTTTAAACATATAATCTAAtacaaatatagattttcaatagtagatcga encodes the following:
- the LOC121729443 gene encoding tubulin beta chain-like encodes the protein MREIVHVQVGRCGNQIGAKFWEVISDEHGIGPDGRYSGDSDLQLERINVYYNEGAAGKYVPRATLVDLEPTTMDSLRAGPYGELFRPDNIVYGATGAGNNWAKGYYTEGADLLEPALDVIRREAEGCDCLQGFQFIHSLGGGTGSGLGTLLLNHIREEYADRIILTFSVIPSPKVSDTVVEPYNATLAVNQLLENSDQSFCIDNEALYDICFRTLKLKTPTYGDLNHLVSSAMSGVTTCLRFPGQLNADLRKLAVNMVPYPRLHFFMPGFAPLTSRGSQPYQALTVPELTQQMFDAKNMMAACDPRHGRYLTVAAVFRGRMSMKEVDEQMLNVQNKNKDYFVKWIPNNVKTAVCDIPPRGLKMSAIFLGNTTAIQEIFKRIAEQFASMFRRKAFVHWYTGEGMDESDFSEADNNISDLISEYQQYQDATTDDNELEEEEVVEE
- the LOC121729424 gene encoding tubulin beta chain-like, translating into MREIVHIQAGQCGNQIGAKFWEVISDEHGIDATGTHKGNSELQLERINVYYNEASSGKYVPRAILVDLEPGTMDSVRSGPFGEIFRPDNFVFGQSGAGNNWAKGHYTEGAELVDSVLDVVRKEAEGCDCLQGFQLTHSLGGGTGSGMGTLLISKIREEYPDRIMNTFSVVPSPKVSDTVVEPYNATLSVHQLVENTDETYCIDNEALYDICFRTLKLNTPTYGDLNHLVSATMSGVTTCLRFPGQLNADLRKLATNMVPFPRLHFFMPGFAPLTSRSNQQYRALSVPELTQQMFDARNMMAACDPRHGRYLTVAAVFRGRMSMKEVDEQMLNIQNKNSSYFVEWIPNNVKTAVCDVPPRGLKMSATFIGNTTAIQELFKRISEQFSAMFRRKAFLHWYTGEGMDEMEFTEAESNVNDLISEYQQYQDATADDEGDFEDEQLIEE